The following are encoded in a window of Pseudomonas multiresinivorans genomic DNA:
- a CDS encoding succinate dehydrogenase assembly factor 2, with the protein MTDETELKRLFWHSRRGMLELDVLLVPFVQEVYPGLPADDQARFRKLLECEDQDMFGWFMQRGEPDDGDLRIIVRMILDRVQPK; encoded by the coding sequence ATGACCGACGAAACCGAACTCAAACGCCTTTTCTGGCACAGCCGCCGCGGCATGCTGGAACTGGACGTCCTGCTGGTGCCCTTTGTCCAGGAAGTCTATCCGGGCCTGCCCGCCGATGATCAGGCGCGCTTCCGCAAGCTGCTGGAGTGCGAGGACCAGGACATGTTCGGCTGGTTCATGCAGCGTGGCGAGCCGGACGACGGCGACCTGCGCATCATCGTTCGCATGATCCTGGACCGTGTCCAGCCGAAGTGA
- a CDS encoding YgfZ/GcvT domain-containing protein: MTDSAFYTELNHEGILAVRGADAAKFLQGQLTCNLNYLNAEYSSLGARCTPKGRMTSSFRILAEGEGFLLAMANDLLDSQLADLKKYAVFSKATLSDDSTQWARFGLSAADAILAELKLPLSGEADQVARADGLIAIGLGQGRVELWVPAERAATIAELLQAHLPHAELNEWLLGQVRAGVGQVFGATRELFIPQMINLQAVGGVSFKKGCYTGQEIVARMQYLGRLKRRLQRLKLDGAKLPEPGRELFSPVHSTSVGEVVLAARAADGVELLAVLQDDAAADGNVRLGEDQPLRLLDLPYVLDSDREIQR; this comes from the coding sequence ATGACCGACTCTGCTTTCTACACCGAACTCAATCACGAAGGGATTCTCGCCGTCCGTGGCGCGGACGCCGCCAAATTCCTCCAGGGCCAGCTGACCTGCAACCTCAATTACCTCAACGCCGAGTACTCCAGCCTCGGCGCCCGTTGCACGCCCAAGGGCCGCATGACCTCCAGCTTCCGCATCCTCGCCGAGGGCGAAGGCTTCCTGCTGGCCATGGCCAATGACCTGCTGGACAGCCAGCTGGCGGACCTGAAGAAGTACGCGGTGTTTTCCAAGGCCACCCTCTCCGATGACAGCACCCAGTGGGCGCGCTTCGGCCTGAGCGCTGCGGACGCGATCCTGGCCGAACTGAAGCTGCCGCTCTCCGGCGAAGCCGACCAGGTAGCGCGGGCCGACGGCCTGATCGCCATCGGCCTCGGCCAGGGCCGCGTCGAACTCTGGGTGCCGGCCGAGCGCGCCGCTACCATTGCCGAGCTGTTGCAGGCCCACCTGCCCCACGCCGAGCTCAACGAGTGGCTGCTCGGCCAGGTGCGTGCCGGCGTCGGCCAGGTATTCGGCGCCACCCGCGAGCTGTTCATCCCGCAGATGATCAACCTGCAGGCCGTGGGCGGCGTGAGCTTCAAGAAAGGCTGCTATACCGGCCAGGAAATCGTTGCGCGCATGCAGTACCTCGGCCGCCTCAAGCGCCGCCTGCAGCGCCTGAAACTCGATGGCGCCAAATTGCCGGAGCCGGGCCGCGAGCTGTTCTCGCCGGTGCACTCCACCAGCGTCGGGGAGGTGGTACTGGCCGCCCGCGCGGCCGATGGCGTGGAGCTGCTCGCCGTACTGCAGGACGACGCCGCTGCCGACGGCAACGTGCGCCTGGGCGAAGACCAGCCCCTTCGCCTGCTGGATCTGCCTTACG
- a CDS encoding protein YgfX — translation MSSRSDPFECRWQPSIGLLAAYLAAQFGAVLALLLADIPLHWTTLGLSLCLLHACWVVPRQILLRAPDSVRALRHNAEGWQLWSEREGFQPVQLMPDSLALPRLIVLRFRRPGDWLARSVCVPADALAPELHRRLRVRLRFSRSRWVAPE, via the coding sequence GTGTCCAGCCGAAGTGACCCCTTCGAGTGCCGCTGGCAACCGTCCATCGGTTTGCTGGCGGCCTATCTCGCCGCGCAGTTCGGTGCCGTCCTGGCGCTGCTGCTCGCGGACATTCCCCTGCACTGGACAACGCTCGGCCTGAGTCTCTGCCTGCTGCATGCCTGCTGGGTTGTGCCGCGGCAGATTCTATTGCGCGCGCCGGATTCGGTGCGTGCGCTGCGCCACAACGCCGAGGGCTGGCAGCTGTGGAGCGAGCGGGAAGGCTTCCAACCGGTGCAGTTGATGCCGGACAGCCTGGCGCTGCCCAGGTTGATCGTCCTGCGTTTCCGCCGCCCCGGCGACTGGCTGGCGCGCAGCGTCTGCGTCCCCGCCGATGCCCTGGCGCCGGAGTTGCACCGGCGTCTGCGGGTGCGGCTGCGCTTCAGCCGCAGTAGGTGGGTGGCGCCAGAATAG